A stretch of DNA from Thalassospiraceae bacterium LMO-SO8:
ATCCGCGCTGGGCCGACTGCAAGGTGGAGCGGGCGGAAACGCTCGACGAGCTGCTGCCGCAGTGCGACGCGATTTCCATCCACGTGCCGCTGACCGACGACACGCGCAACCTGTTCAACGCCCAGACCATCGCCAAGATGAAGGACCGCGCGTTGCTGCTGAACCTGTCGCGGGGCGGCATCGTCGACGAGCAGGCGATGGTCGACGCGCTCAAATCCGGCAAGCTGTGGGGCGCCTTCACCGACGTGTTCGTCGAGGAGCCGCTCAAGTCCCCCAACATCTTCGAAGGCGTGCCCAACCTGTACTGCACGCCCCATGTCGGCCCGCGCACGGAAGAGGGCGAGGGCAAGGTGTCCACCGTCACCGCCGACGCGGTGCTCAACTGTCTGAACGGGAATTAACACGATGGCGATCAAGACCCTGGACGAACTCGAACAGCTGGCCTTCAAGGTCTTCCTGAATTCGAACGTTTCGGAAAACAACGCGGCCCATGTGGTGCGCGCCCTGGTTCAGGCCGAAGCCGACGGCGTGCCGTCGCACGGCCTGTCGCGGGTACCCAGCTATGCCGACCAGGCCAAGTCGGGCAAGGTCAACGGCCATGCCATCGCCCGCCTGGAACAGACGGCGACGGCGGCGCTGCGCGTCGACGCCAACGGCGGCTATGCCTATCCGGCCATTCATCTGGGCCTCGGCCGCGCCATCACCCTGGCCCAGGAAGCGGGCATCGTCGGCCTCGCCATCGGCAATTCCCACCACGGCGGCGTCGGCGGCCACCCGGTCGAAGCCGCCGCCCGCAAGGGCCTGATCGCCATGGGCTTTCTCAACGCGCCCGCGGCCATCGCCCCCTGGAACGGCACCCGCGCCCTTTACGGCACCAACCCCATCGCCTTCGCCTGCCCGCGACGCAACGCCGACGGCACGGATTGGGGCGACCCGATCCTGGTCGACCTGGCGCTCAGCAAGGTCGCGCGCGGCAAGATCATGATGGCCGCCAACAAGGGCGAGCCGATCCCCGAGGGCTGGTCCACGGACAAGCACGGCAAGCCGACGACGGACGCCAAGGAAGCGCTGGACGGCGGCCTGATGATCCCCATGGGCGACGCCAAGGGGGCGGCCCTGGTGCTGATGGTGGAAATCCTGGCCGCGACCCTCACGGGCTCCAACCACGGCTTCGAGGCCTCCAGCTTCTTCGCCGCCGACGGCGAGCCGCCCAAGGTCGGCCAGTTCTTCATCCTGATCGACCCGTCCGCCTTCGCCCACGAGGACGAGGAAACCGCCGGCAACCGCTTCATTGAACGCATCGGCACCCTGGTCCAGGCCATCACCGAGCAAGACGGCGCCTGGCTGCCCGGCGTCGACCGCTGGGCCAACCGCGCCAAGGCCAACGCCGAGGGCGTGAACGTGCCGGATAATCTGTTGGAAGATTTGGAGAAGCGGGCGGCGGGATAACTCTAAGCGTTACGCTGAAGGGGCATCTATTTTTTTGAGATGAGATAAAATTAAGAGCGTGCCCATCTTAAACTAGACTTCACCCGAAGCTAATGTTGTCCCAACCGACGTCAAACGGTTTTAGTTTTACTGCGATCACGAGCCGTGAATCATTGTCACCGGCCTCAGCAGAGGATGGTTCTAAAAGTGTGTCAGTTTCGACTGATACATGAGAAATAAGATTGTCATCAGTCAGCAGGCAAAAGAATGGAATTTCGTCGTCACCAGGGGTTTCGAATCCACCTAACTCGCTTGAATTTCCAGGCATTCGAAGCGCATCGAAAATTGTTTTGAGACGATTGTCGATGTCGCCAGACCTTACCGCCTCTCCAGGGAAGCCGCGCCTGAGGAAAAGAATTTCCAAGCTACAGATTAACGATAAATCCGGCGTGACTAACGGAACAAAGTTGTAGTTCTCTAATTTGTATTTTTGAGAGAGATGATCGACCAGTTTTACCTCAGGCTGTACTCGTCCGAGGCGGCGGTGTGATAAGTAAGCGGTGCTGAGGTACGGATGAACTTGCCAATAGTGCCGAAGTTGTCGATGGAAAATTTTACGAATTTCGTGTTTGTGTGAGGCGCGAGTATTGCTTCGAGAAGCGCCGAGGAGATGACCTTCGTAGGTAAGGCGGAATTCCATAAATCTCTCCTCGAGGTAAGCTCGAATTACATTAAGCTTTAGCAGCCTATCAAGGCACCACCTTCCCCGGATTCATGATGCCCTTGGGGTCGAGCGCCTGTTTGATCGAGCGCAGCAGGTGTTTCTCCACGTCCGTCTTGTAGCGCTCCATCTCGTGCACTTTCAGA
This window harbors:
- a CDS encoding Ldh family oxidoreductase, whose translation is MAIKTLDELEQLAFKVFLNSNVSENNAAHVVRALVQAEADGVPSHGLSRVPSYADQAKSGKVNGHAIARLEQTATAALRVDANGGYAYPAIHLGLGRAITLAQEAGIVGLAIGNSHHGGVGGHPVEAAARKGLIAMGFLNAPAAIAPWNGTRALYGTNPIAFACPRRNADGTDWGDPILVDLALSKVARGKIMMAANKGEPIPEGWSTDKHGKPTTDAKEALDGGLMIPMGDAKGAALVLMVEILAATLTGSNHGFEASSFFAADGEPPKVGQFFILIDPSAFAHEDEETAGNRFIERIGTLVQAITEQDGAWLPGVDRWANRAKANAEGVNVPDNLLEDLEKRAAG